The genome window ACTTTGTCGCCGAGGATGGTGGAGAGAGCGAGGCACTGGTGTGGTCAGTGTTGTAGTCCGTAGTTGTAAGTGGGCAGAGGTCTGAGAGTCAAGAGGATCGACATACGCAGATTCCCATGGCAGAAGTAGAATCCACGACTGGATTGGTAGCATTGTCGTTGCTGACGATGGGAAGCTGGTTGGTTTCCATCCTGCACAGCCAGGTTAGTATCGGAGGACAAAGAAATGAATacgagaaaaaaaagtaaaaataaaaataaaaataaaaataaaaataaaaataaaaagagacaaagaagacgaagcaaGAAAGTCTAATGGAATCAGACTCGGAGTCATTTATTATACCTGGCCTATGTCTTGTTGGCAGTCCATGCGTCTGACTCTGCAGCTTTCGCCTTTTCCCCCTCTCTTCATTGCAGTTCGCCTCCGCTATCAGACAAGGATATAGTCCTCGtggcctcctcctggccTACTAATCAGAATGAACGTTGGTAGCATTCTATTTGCCATCGCCATTCTACCCTCGTTTGCACTTGCAACATCCACTTGTGTAGGCAGACTTTCCTTCCTGGTGTCCTGGTTGACTGACTCCTGTGCAGTGTCAGGCTTTGACGAGCATCCTAGGCCCCAGGGTACTCTATCCAAATAGCACGGCATATAAATCCTCGGTGGATTCATACTGGTCccagcaagagcagctgaTAAGCCCTTCATGCGTTTTGTCAGCGACGTCCGCTGAGGACGTTTCCAAAGCGCTGCGAGTTCTTGTTCCCAAGGCCTGCAAGTTTGCTGTTCGCAGTGGTGGCCATGGAGCAATTGCCGGGATTGCCAACATCCAAGACGGGGTGACGATTGACCTTAGTGCTTTGAACTGGGTTATTCCCTCCGCAGACAGAAGCCTCGTGTCAGTCGGGCCGGGACAGCGATGGGGAAGGGTGTATGCAGCCCTGGACAGACTCGGACTGTCGGTACCAGGAGGGAGAGATAGTCCTGTTGGAGTCGGGGGGACTACTTTGGGTGGTGGGTTGATCGTCAACATGGAATGATCCCTTCTGACTGACAGGCTAGGCGGCTTCGGCTACTTTGCTACGGAAGCTGGTTTCGCCTGCGACAGCGTTGTCGAGTTTCAGGTGGTCCTCGCAAATGGCAGGATTGTCAACGCGACAAAGGACAATGAGCATGATCTGTGGCTTGCTCTGAAAGGAGGAGCAAATAATTTCGGCATTGTGACAAACTTCATCTTCAGAACCTTTCCGCTCGGACGGGTATGGGGAGGACACATCTACTACCCCGTGAGCACACTTGACCAACAGCTGGACGCATTCTATCGCTTCACATCCGATCCGAACTACGATGTCAAGGCCGGGCTCATTCACAACTTTGCATTCACCCCAGCCACGGGTCCTTTGCTCACCAATCTATTAGCTTACGCCAGTCCAGAGGAGAACCCAGCGCCTTTCAGATCATTCACCTCGATCCAGCCGCAAATCATGGCCAGCACGAAAGTAATGACACTTGAAGCTCTCGCAGAAGAGGGAGGCTCGCTGTCCCCGAACTCTCGCCAGTAAGACATCACATTGACAACAATGACATTACAAGTATGTTCTAACAATAGTAGACAACTCACATTCGCAGTCACCTTTGAGAACAATCTGGACCTGCTGACGCAAGTCTTTGACATATGGAATGCAAGCACCGCCGACGTATCAGCCATCCCCAGCATCCAGTGGTCCCTTAGCATTGAGCCAATCGTCCCTGCTATAGCACACCAAAGTGCTATCAAAGGCGGAAATGTTCTGGGACTCGATGTGCCCCGACAAGGTCTCGTCCTGGCACTGTTATCTGCTACATTCAACCATTCGCAGGAGTATCCCATTGTCCGCGCGGCGGCTGAGAAGCTCTCGAACAATATCATCAGCGCCGCAAAGGCAGCTTGTGCCTATAATCCGTATATTGACCTCAACCATGCTGCGCCCTGGCAGGACCCTATAGCGAGCTATGGGGATAGAATACAAGCATTTTTGAGGCAGACTGCGGGAAAGTATGATCCCCAAGGGGTTTTCCAACGTCTCTGTCCGGGGGGGTTCAAAGTCAATTGAAATGCAGTCCGCTTGTACATACCTGTTGATATCCAATTTAGCATGCTCAAGTCGACCAACCTGTGCTGTCTATCTTTACAACTCTGGGCTAAGACGACTGATTTGACCAGACATCCTCCGTATTCAAGATAGTACGTGCACTTTGAAGCCGAAACTTGACGGCACTGCCTCTCGACATTGATCGGAGGACGCCACTTCCACAGCCCACCTAATATAGTTTCATTGTTGGAAACGGGCCGTGGACGGTTGCTTTTAATAAGATTGGTATCTGAAAGTTGCCGAAGTTTGCATTTTATATAGCCAATATCAGTTTTCTGGTCATGGAATGTGGCTTATATATGGCAGTTGATCACGTTCTTCCCTGATATTGTGCTTCTTTTGAAATCAATAGAGaccctagactgataggaATCGTCCGGACACCTTTTAGTCTAGTGGTAGTATTTTATTTTTCAATAGCTTCTAAGTGGATATCCAAATTGACGCGCAAGGCTAAACATGagtatgtcttcttctcttgatATGCGACCGTACGCCCCGCCCAAATATCTTGATCGACCCCACCAACGAAGCCTTCTTCGGCGTGAGATCCTGGCCTGCATTTGGCGGACCAGGGAACACCTTGTTGCTGCATGATTCGTCGAGCGCCGTGCATTTGTCGGACCAGATCTGGCAGTGTGCTGAGCCGGTCGGGAGAGCCGTGTTCCAGCATACGTCGGCTTGATCCCAGCAGTTTTTGGATGACTGTTTCTGTCAGTTTGATTCTTTGAAGGAatgaaggggaagaggaactTACAGCCCAGCAGCCCTGCTCGTCTGTATACGAGGGCACTTCAAATCCGCACCAGTTGTCTCGTTCGAGGATACAGCCTTCTGGCTTGAGGCCTTTGGTCTGGACGAGCATCgcgcgcttcttcttgttcttgttcttcttcttgttcttgttcctCTTGGTCTTGTTCTTGCAGACATTGGCGGGAGCTGAGTCGGTTTTCTCGGATTCGGTGTTGGTGGATGCGGCATTGCCAGACGCCGTATCGGCAGACTTCCCGGACTCAGTATTGGCAGACGCTGCATTGGTAGGCGTCGTATTGGCCGACCCAGTATCGGTAGACTTCTCGGATCCAGTGCTGCCAGACGCAGCAGGGGCAGGCGCAGATTCAGCCTGGTCGGAACCAGCATTGGCAGAAGCAGTGTTGGTAGGGGCAGGACTGGCAGACGCAGTCTTACCAGCCTGGTACACCGGCGGCCCATACATAGGGTACGGCAGCTCCAACGGCGTCTTGTAGATATTGTAGGTCATACCAGGCAGACTCAAATCATAAGTCCCCTCGCCGATATGGACGGTGGCCGGTTTCGCTGTCCCCGTCGACTGCACAAACACCTGCGCGCAGCCAACGTAGAACTGCGGATCGGGCGGGTTATCCTGCGAGGCATGCAGAGCCAGCAACTCGGGCCGCACGAGGTAGTATCCGCCCTCGATATCTGCCGGGATCTGCACAGAGATATGCCCGTTATTCTCGATCATCTTCTCGGTGCACCATTTGCCCTCAGCTGCATCATAGTCCGACTGCCAGATCTTGAACCACCCGTCGCCGGCAGCGTTGTTGTCGGCTGTCGCGTCGTCGACCTTCTTCATGTACACGGCGCAGGGCCCCTTGTGGCTTCCGTCGATGGAGCCCGGGCGCGAGCCATCGGCGTATTCGCGGAATTCGAAGGTGAGGATTGAGGATGCCTTGGCGGGGCAGACGCGCGCGACGGCTTTTTCGCCGTCGTAGCCTTTGTCTGTTAGTCTTGGAACTCAAAAACCATGGTATGGGAGGACTTTACCACATGCAATGTCCTTGCTGGAGAGAGGCTCAATAGGGAAGCTCGCTTTGCTTGCGTCGCGGTTCATGCGCACACACACTCCATCACCTTGGTTCTCACCATCGACGTAGAGGGTCGTGAAGGTGGTATGGGCATGAGCAGATGCAGAAAGCAGTGCCAGCACTGCAAGGAGGAAGTTTCTATAcatcttgttgatcaaaGGAATGAATAAGTGGGTAAGAAAGGAATGACAACTGCTTCAAGCAGATGAGAATGATGTGCGAAGGAAAACTTCCATCAACGATCAAGATGATCGGCTCACATCTTGTTTAAATACTTTTCAGATCCACAGAGATAGTGCAACAATGattcgatgatgaaggatcAGCCAAGGGTCTGGCAATCTTGTAAAGTTGAGCGCTTAGGATAACGCCCTCATTAAGAGCCTGCGCTGAATGGCTTGTGGAAATAAAGCAGGAGGGCCAACAAGGCAAGGGCCCATATCCACTGCATGTTTTGATCGATTCTCATTGAAACTTTCGGCGATTTGCGATGGATCGTGTTTCAGAAATGCAGGTGGAGATATTCTCAAACACGCCTCCTTCTTGGCAGGGCACTGGCGGCCCTTTGTCCTGATGATAATAACTCACAATTGGACCACGGAGATTTAGCCAGACGCTGGTTTGATGTGTCTTATTCTGCTAATAATCTAATTCACGTCAGATGTCGCGATCTGAATGTCATTGGCATCTCTCAAAGATCTATCGCATCTTGAATTTGTGCTGAGATATATAGCACCTTTGCGGATAGCTTCATCTCCACCCAACTAGGATTGGCGCCGTACAATGGTCCACTCTTACGGTGGCGTACTGATGCGGGGCTTTCTAATTCCTCTAATTTGCTTTCTTGCTGCTAGCTGACTGGGCTGAAAGGGGTCTCCTTAATTGCGAGAGGAGTGCCATTCTGTCATCAGCATGGATTTGCCGAATCTCAACGCTGTATCCAGTTCTGAGCCTAGGAATTTGTCTATGGCCAAGGCAACGTCAGAACAATCCTTACAACTAGTCTACCAGGCAATCTATTTCTCTAGATGATAAAGATACTAACACCAGAAGGGCCGAAGCAGGACATATCCAGATTATTGGGAAACATCACCATCTCGCAAAGGCCTTAGCCAACTCAGCCCCAGCATCCGGGGCCAAAAAACCCGGTAATTGACCCGCACCTGCATCCCAAATGACTCTCGTGCGGCTCTGCAAATTAAAGTCTTCCTGAATAACTCCCCCTGATCATCCAACATGGAGGCTCATGCTGCAACTGGACACTCTGATGCAGCACGATGAACCCAAACCCAGTGCTTCTCTGCTGCACAAGGTCAACGAAACCGCCCATCCACAGCCCGTAGCAAACATGTCAACGTCTCCAACACCGGCGTATCAATCCCCAACTCCTTCGCCCTCCGCAACGGAACCCCCAATATAACCTCAATCTCCATCGGCTTCCCATTCCGGCAATCAACCTGCATACTACTCCCAATCCCGGGCAGCGCATTAATCTTGTCCATCAACCTATCCACAAGCCCTTTGTCAAGGTCAACACCACAACCCCGGCCCACAGCAATAACCTCCCCCATCAGACGCCTCGTCAACGGCGTCGCGTCCGCAGACGAAGTCAACCACGTCTGCGTATCCACCATCGTCAACGCAGTAATGGAATTCCATGCCGCGTTCCAAACTACCTTCTCCCACCGGGGGAGCTGCATATCCTCCACAACCTGGAACTTCGTCCCCCCGGCCGCCAGGAAGGACGTGAACTCTTCCAGACGGGAATTCTCAACCGAGGCTTCAACCGAAGGATTCGGGAAGAGCCCAATCTGCATATCCTCGGATTTGATATGCGTGATCACACCCGGTGAGGTCTGCGTTGCGCCTACCCATGTCTAGCCACgttcagcaacagcaatGTACAAAGTGAAGGGTAGAGTCGGGGCATACCACGCAGGTCAAAATCGAGCAAGCCGGAAATGCCCGTCT of Aspergillus fumigatus Af293 chromosome 2, whole genome shotgun sequence contains these proteins:
- a CDS encoding lytic polysaccharide monooxygenase auxiliary activity family 9 protein; the encoded protein is MYRNFLLAVLALLSASAHAHTTFTTLYVDGENQGDGVCVRMNRDASKASFPIEPLSSKDIACGYDGEKAVARVCPAKASSILTFEFREYADGSRPGSIDGSHKGPCAVYMKKVDDATADNNAAGDGWFKIWQSDYDAAEGKWCTEKMIENNGHISVQIPADIEGGYYLVRPELLALHASQDNPPDPQFYVGCAQVFVQSTGTAKPATVHIGEGTYDLSLPGMTYNIYKTPLELPYPMYGPPVYQAGKTASASPAPTNTASANAGSDQAESAPAPAASGSTGSEKSTDTGSANTTPTNAASANTESGKSADTASGNAASTNTESEKTDSAPANVCKNKTKRNKNKKKNKNKKKRAMLVQTKGLKPEGCILERDNWCGFEVPSYTDEQGCWASSKNCWDQADVCWNTALPTGSAHCQIWSDKCTALDESCSNKVFPGPPNAGQDLTPKKASLVGSIKIFGRGVRSHIKRRRHTHV
- a CDS encoding FAD-binding oxidoreductase; the protein is MNVGSILFAIAILPSFALATSTCVGRLSFLVSWLTDSCAVSGFDEHPRPQATSAEDVSKALRVLVPKACKFAVRSGGHGAIAGIANIQDGVTIDLSALNWVIPSADRSLVSVGPGQRWGRVYAALDRLGLSVPGGRDSPVGVGGTTLGGGFGYFATEAGFACDSVVEFQVVLANGRIVNATKDNEHDLWLALKGGANNFGIVTNFIFRTFPLGRVWGGHIYYPVSTLDQQLDAFYRFTSDPNYDVKAGLIHNFAFTPATGPLLTNLLAYASPEENPAPFRSFTSIQPQIMASTKVMTLEALAEEGGSLSPNSRQQLTFAVTFENNLDLLTQVFDIWNASTADVSAIPSIQWSLSIEPIVPAIAHQSAIKGGNVLGLDVPRQGLVLALLSATFNHSQEYPIVRAAAEKLSNNIISAAKAACAYNPYIDLNHAAPWQDPIASYGDRIQAFLRQTAGKYDPQGVFQRLCPGGFKVN
- a CDS encoding ketopantoate reductase family protein, which codes for MEYNAPNTPYHNMEKEKINILLYGLGAIGSFYAFILHRTNRVRLTVVARSNYEAVIKNGIYIDSANHGQHRFHPDLVIKSPSEVTHPYHYIICANKAIDQDAVAAQLAPAVDNNTTFVIIQNGVGNEEPFRRAFPACSILTCVTWVGATQTSPGVITHIKSEDMQIGLFPNPSVEASVENSRLEEFTSFLAAGGTKFQVVEDMQLPRWEKVVWNAAWNSITALTMVDTQTWLTSSADATPLTRRLMGEVIAVGRGCGVDLDKGLVDRLMDKINALPGIGSSMQVDCRNGKPMEIEVILGVPLRRAKELGIDTPVLETLTCLLRAVDGRFR